From Vitis vinifera cultivar Pinot Noir 40024 chromosome 14, ASM3070453v1, a single genomic window includes:
- the LOC100249251 gene encoding SUPPRESSOR OF GAMMA RESPONSE 1, translated as MARTWVVDSRGIARKVKNATQSFASQIKDCGANRECPNCHHRIDNSDVSHEWPGLPAGVKFDPSDVQLLEHLAAKCGVGNGKPHVLIDEFIPTLEEDKGICYTHPENLPGAKKDGGSIHFFHRTTNAYATGQRKRRKIHSLHGSTEEHVRWHKTGKTKPVIENGVQKGCKKIMVLYKSSKKGSKPDKSNWVMHQYHLGTEEDEREDEYVVSKVFYQPQKQTETNDNIPVIEELDAVTSQTSPRTPKTTTPNPPRSEKSVFCANAGDDSTPHGSAQKAEFVGEASHPNPSTDQIENNMEYPLWLAGESQAIEDADQNGLHDSLLCKEIFYPGAPHYDTGLNHGPVIGFSHNMNGIPGDHNAPCGIADLENLELDTPPDFQLADLQFGSQDSIFGWLDRL; from the exons ATGGCTAG GACTTGGGTCGTTGACAGCAGAGGAATAGCAAGGAAAGTGAAAAATGCTACTCAATCCTTTGCCTCTCAAATCAAAGATTGTGGGGCAAATCGTGAATGCCCAAATTGCCATCATCGTATTGATAATAGTGAT GTTTCTCATGAATGGCCTGGCCTGCCTGCTGGTGTAAAGTTTGATCCATCTGATGTACAGCTTTTAGAACATCTAGCAGCAAAATGTGGAGTTGGAAATGGAAAACCACATGTACTTATTGATGAATTCATCCCAACACTTGAGGAGGATAAAGGAATCTGCTACACCCATCCAGAGAATCTTCCTG GTGCCAAAAAAGATGGAGGTAGCATCCATTTCTTTCACAGAACTACCAATGCGTATGCTACTGGTCAAAGGAAGCGCCGAAAGATCCACAGTCTTCATGGTTCAACCGAGGAGCATGTTCGCTGGCACAAGACAGGCAAGACCAAGCCTGTGATTGAAAATGGGGTTCAAAAGGGCTGTAAGAAAATCATGGTTCTTTATAAAAGTTCAAAGAAGGGGTCCAAGCCAGATAAGTCTAATTGGGTGATGCATCAATATCATCTTGGCACTGAAGAAGATGAAAGAGAAGATGAATATGTGGTGTCCAAAGTTTTCTATCAGCCACAGAAACAAACAGAGACTAATGATAATATTCCAGTCATTGAAGAATTGGATGCAGTGACATCTCAAACTAGTCCAAGAACCCCCAAAACAACTACTCCAAATCCACCTCGATCAGAGAAATCAGTTTTCTGTGCCAATGCTGGGGATGATAGCACACCCCATGGGTCTGCACAG AAAGCAGAGTTTGTTGGAGAAGCGTCTCATCCAAATCCATCTACTGATCAGATTGAGAACAATATGGAGTATCCCCTATGGCTGGCCGGCGAATCACAGGCCATTGAGGATGCAGATCAGAATGGGCTGCACGACTCACTGTTATGCAAGGAGATCTTTTATCCTGGTGCTCCTCACTATGACACAGGATTAAACCATGGTCCTGTCATTGGCTTTTCTCACAACATGAATGGCATACCTGGAGATCATAATGCACCCTGTGGAATTGCTGACCTTGAGAATCTAGAACTAGATACTCCACCAGATTTTCAGCTTGCA GATTTGCAATTTGGATCACAAGACAGCATATTTGGTTGGCTAGATCGGTTATGA
- the LOC100254246 gene encoding serine/threonine-protein kinase STY13 yields MGSGNGFYESEEFNLDAKWLVDPKLLFVGPRIGEGAHAKVYEGKYKNQNVAIKIVHRGETPEEIAKREGRFAREVAMLSRVQHKNLVKFIGACKEPVMVIVTELLLGGTLRKYLLNLRPRCLDTKVAVGFALDIARAMECLHSHGIIHRDLKPENLILTADHKTVKLADFGLAREESLTEMMTAETGTYRWMAPELYSTVTLRHGEKKHYNHKVDAYSFAIVLWELVHNKLPFEGMSNLQAAYAAAFKNMRPSAEDLPEDLALIVTSCWKEDPNTRPNFSQIIQMLLHYLSTISPPEPMVPPRVFTSENAVLPPESPGTSSLMAVRDGSGETPKTSMETNPRGCFSCFNHCY; encoded by the exons ATGGGATCTGGGAATGGGTTCTACGAGTCGGAGGAGTTCAATTTAGATGCCAAGTGGTTGGTCGATCCTAAGCTACTGTTCGTTGGACCGAGAATTGGAGAAGGTGCTCATGCCAAAGTGTATGAAGGAAA GTATAAGAACCAGAATGTTGCTATTAAAATTGTTCACAGAGGAGAAACACCAGAGGAGATTGCCAAGAGAGAAGGCCGGTTTGCAAGAGAGGTTGCAATGCTGTCTAGAGTTCAACACAAAAATTTAGTGAAG TTCATTGGCGCTTGCAAGGAACCTGTCATGGTAATAGTTACTGAGCTTCTATTAGGTGGGACATTACGAAAATACCTGCTGAACCTGCGGCCAAGGTGCTTGGATACAAAGGTGGCAGTTGGTTTTGCACTGGACATTGCTCGAGCAATGGAATGCTTACATTCTCATGGGATCATACATCGTGACCTGAAACCTG AAAACTTGATCCTGACTGCAGATCACAAAACTGTCAAACTTGCGGATTTTGGCTTAGCCAGAGAAGAGTCATTAACAGAGATGATGACTGCCGAAACTGGAACGTATCGTTGGATGGCTCCAGAG CTTTATAGCACAGTAACATTGAGGCATGGAGAGAAGAAGCATTACAATCACAAGGTGGATGCCTACAGCTTTGCTATTGTACTGTGGGAACTCGTTCATAATAAGTTGCCATTTGAAGGCATGTCAAATCTGCAGGCAGCCTATGCAGCTGCTTTTAAG AATATGAGGCCTAGTGCCGAGGACCTCCCAGAGGACTTGGCTTTAATTGTCACTTCATGTTGGAAAGAGGACCCAAATACTCGGCCTAACTTCAGCCAAATAATACAGATGCTCCTACATTATCTCTCCACTATTTCACCGCCGGAGCCCATGGTCCCACCGAGGGTTTTCACTTCTGAGAATGCTGTCTTGCCACCAGAGTCTCCGGGTACAAGTTCGTTGATGGCGGTAAGAGATGGCTCAGGAGAAACCCCAAAAACCAGTATGGAGACCAACCCAAGAGGTTGCTTCTCCTGCTTTAACCACTGCTACTGA